One Bemisia tabaci chromosome 4, PGI_BMITA_v3 genomic window, GGTTACCGACAGCGCATGGAAACTTTAGAAAAAGACCCCTCTTTAGCTCAGACCGATGTTCCAGGTAAATCAGCCACTTCATTCATcttgtttgaaaatattttgaaattgtctGGACTGATCGACTAATATTTAGAATATCTTCCTCTCAAAACCAcattttaaatgtaaatttccAACCATCacatttctcattttcttttcatgcGATAACCATGACaggaatttgtttgaaaattttagtgtcTTGTCCTAGAGTATTgagaaaaatcactgatttcAGATGAATTAATATGACTAGTTTCCTTTAGCGGAAATATAATGTAAGTAAGAGATACTTAGACAATCAAATCTAAACATGCTTCTGTGTGCGGGATACGATGATTAAAGAGCTCAAATCACCAATTTTGATGGCCTTTTTTTGATTTTGGCAGCATGGCTCCACTTAAGTCCTCACTGTCTGATTTAAAGCCAACTGTCCCTTCAAACACAGATTTatctatttgtattttttcatcgTAAACTATGATATATTGAATGTCTTTTAAACAGGTTTTCCAAATAGCCCTGtgaatgggaattttaaagCTGAGCGAGACgctttattaaaggaaaaagaGCAATTGTTGAAAACTGAAGAACAGTTGAAACTTGAAAAGCAACGTTTGCTGAGTGAGATTGAAGAGTTGAAGATTCAAATGGAGTATAGAGCTCTCAAAGGCGACTTTGACACTAGGGACACAAAAATCCTGCATCTCAAGTAAGCTGCAAGTTACCTTGTAAAATATTGTATGCTCAGAACATTACTCGAGCTAGAAAAATTCCTCTTCTTGTAGCTTGATCGGTTTTTTTACACCACCTgctgttttgaaacatcaagtAAAACTTGCATCTTACAAGTTGTCAGTTGTTTACTTTTGGCTGTCCTAGGCAGTAGACGGATTTACGTTTCTGCGCATGGCAGCAGCATTGCCCGCAGTCAATCTTTGATGCCTTCTGGACAACTGTAATGCAGATGCTTTCAAACGAAAAGTgaacaactgccaacttatctgatGACAGTTTTAGGATGTTGGCGTTCTACTTCGTCACTTTGCATTCTTGGAAGTAAAAGTTTCCTACATTTTTTCAGTCCGTGAATGTGTCAAAAAGTTGGTCACTCCTAAATAGTCCTCTTTTTTGCAGttggaaattcttaaaaatctatcatttttgttttgtttttcaagtTGCTGCAAGTAatccatttttgagaaaagttttaaattcaccaaaaaaaaaaaaccttaatccCTCGATCTTGGgcctagtttccaaaaattttaattttcttttcacaaTTCATGCGTTCATTTTTTAACGATGACTAGCCatacaaaaaaatatattcttatACCTATGCTATGTCTTTCATCTTCTTGCTGTCTTAAGTTAATTTTTGATCTCAATAATTGCACTGGATATTGGCTTATTGAATTTTGAGTATCTTGTGTTTGCATTGACTTATTTCTTGTACTTTCGGTAGAAAAATGTTTGGTAATGTAAGACTTGGCGAGCCCCTGAAAAACTTGGTgacaaatctaaaaaattctttgaaactctCTATTTTTGGTTAGAATCTCCCAGAAACTcagcaaaatttcttgaattttgtccTAGTTTTCCTGTATgagctgtaaaaaaaaaaaaaaaaaattatttttcctcccaCGAATATTGGACACACGCAGGCTGTGTTTTCGTAATGTATTTTATATTGTCCAGTAcgcagaaaaaattattttttcgaggaactCCCACTGCATCTGCATATCATCATAATACACCTGAAGCAATGAGGATACACAGGGAAAAATTAACCAGGTTAActatttttcctgttttcagttttagtctgttcatttattttgtttttttagggACTGTATTCTCTGCAATGGTTATGTTTCCATACTCAAgagatccttttttttttttttttcatcaatcttATCTCATTAGAAATCGACACGTTTCAGAATGAACCCAACGTCAATTGCCACTGCAAATCTGAATGACAAACTCAGCGAATGTAAACTAGAAAATGACCGACTGAGGGAAAGAATTAAGGTCCTCGAGGAAGGCAACGAACAAGATGTTACAAGGATAGTGGAAGAGAGAGTGCAAAGCTGCAACTCAAAAGAAGTAGATGGTGAGTTGGCAATGTCCCTCAAAAGGGAATCAAACGACTTTAGCTCTAGCCAAATTTCGTcagccaatttatttttttacgcaaGGGCATTTGAAGTAATTCTcttgaaaccaaaaaatgcgAAAGGTGTGCATCGTATTTGTAATATCAACCATATGCTTTGGTTAAATTCGTTTTGAGTTCTTAATGATCACTTCCACTTTTGATCAGTTAAGAGCGTTTCTTTTTCATAATGATTCCATCAACTTATTCGCATCACAGCCTAATCAGTAAAACtattttggcccaatgtaaacaccCACAAAAACTGAGTGGTTTTGGAGTGAATGAGGAGTACTTCAATAAATGTGTAACGCTCTAGGAGAGAGTGGATCTGAGCCTGCAATGCCGAGCAATACAAGATACAGTGGCCCGGGGCGTTCAGGGCTGTGGTATGTAAAGCTAGAATGGTGCGTAgcaataatttttcaagaagTTGAGATGAAGAATCAGCGCAAGCAGGCcattctccatttaaaattcATCTCAAAACGCTAAAAGGGAGGGTGTGAATTGAGtgttatgtaattttttgaggGTGGTGCAAACCTGTGTTATGGATGCACCGTGAAGAAGAGGGCggtcaaaaaatctgattttcagCGATACATATTATATGAACAGTCCCAATTAAAAGTGAAAATGCTGGTTTGAACCTCATGAATCGTAATTCATGAAAATTCCATAGACGAAATATGGATGCAGTCTTTTATTCCCATAATTTACTCTCAAACCCAGATACATCTGTACtttaagctccgagacctcctaattttgcataactggtaacgcttagttccagcatTCAACCAGgccgattttgatttttgcagctATCGACCGGCAATTGTCTCtggatgagcccgctttattcagattttcaaaatatgacccgggtttttttatattacgcggtaaagttgcaaattcttcTATTTAAACAAtgcaaatttatattttttgtcttagtttgtttgagcgttctactgggccgatttccattatttttgcggttatcggcaggtgataggccctagatgagcccgctctaatcaaaatttggaaataggacTGAGGTTTTTtcacaatcacgttataaaagtgagcaaCTTTATAGAATGCTCCGCTCCTGCTGCCGCTATGCACAGAAGGTTGCGCAGTGGCAGAGTAGCCTGTGCATCAATTCTACTTATGAACACAAGATTTGTGACATGTCATCGAAGATGGGCGGTGGCCGAGTTGTCTAAAGCATCAGCAGAGCCCGCATGGTCTGAAAGGTGTTGGATTGATTCCCGGCTGATCAGTATTTTAATTATGACCTGCGATTGTTATctttcgttgttttactgcaatggcTCATTAATCAATCATTGCGAAACGCATCCTCttgacctcaaatttttttctctttatttatcaaaaacaaaaatcatgtcattcttaaaagtaaaatatacgtcatgtcgtaattttttaggggaaaaatataaCCAACATTAATAAGAagctaaaagagaaaaatgcaacggtaaaaattggaaacgaaagaaactttaaaaacaaaaggaatgactaaaaaaaaaaattggacagcaTTGAAATTTAGGAAAACTAATCTAATAAGAATGTCCGAACTTTATATTCACTTCATGCTGGCTAAATCcataattttatttctcaaaTATTTTATTACTGGGACATTGCATTTGAATTAGTCCATTAGGTTCTTACTACTTCTGtcataaaattttttcctgagatcTGTTGAACGAATAATAtcatgaaaatatgaatttcattAACGCTGTGGATTCAAAAATGGGCCTCTAAGCGGCCCCTTGATGGTGCGGAGCGcctccagggggcgtagcctctCAGTACTAAAATATGGAGCAACAAAGATCACTAAGGATTCAACTATCAAAACTATAAAAACAATTATAAATTATAATGCCACTTTCATGTAGTGTTTTGTttagtttacatttttttactaaattaGCTTAGgcgttcaaaatatttcaagataTCATAGTTACGAAGATAATTTCTTATCATTTCCAGAGTTGAGGGAAAAAGTGCGCTCATCAGAATTGCAAAATCAAAGGCTACGTGAAGTGTTCAAAGTAAAAAGCCAGGAGTATCGAGAGGCAATATACATCCTCTTTGGCTACAAGGTAGATGGTCTTCCAAACAAGGTCTATCGCTTGTCTAGTGTTTATGCCGAGGGTCCTGAAGAGTATCTTATATTTCAGGTATGTAACAGAAAACTCTTTCACAAGGGgataaaagagagagagacaaaTTTAACTTTTGCATTTTCATGTCCTATGGGTGGCTTACCGAATCACAATTCATACATGCAATGTGCAAGTTCACAAATGCTGCAGAAAGTCAGATGTCCGTATCAAAATCGCATGATTTGTCATTGCTTTGTCTTTTATTTCATAGACTGAATTCATAAAGCAATTGAAGTAGAGGATTTTGCAAGAACTGAAACATTTATGATGCTTGATATCGGTGCAGTTATTGTCAATTTGGTTTGAAGGAGTAAAACTTTGTGAATTTAACTCTCAATGAGGCTTTTGTATGTCCTAAGTTtaaaaaagtttccaaattttataaGAGAGAGATTAGCTTGCCTGTTGCCTTGAAGACTTCTTGTACTAAATTTGTTTAACCTCATATTTCTATTTGTATTacgcttaaaaaaaaacccaaaaaaaacaaagataaaATAATTTGTCATTAGGCAAGGTCTGAACTAGAAGGGAGTCACacgttttccttcaaaatcttGCTTAGAAAACAATTTATACTGTGGAATgttccaaaatcaactcctgaatgaGATATCAACAAGTTTttcaacacagatcaaatggagataatattttacaaatgacTTCAGTtaagttttttccatttaacctatgttaACTGTCAATACTACTATCttatttaggagttgattttcagacttggAGATTTCCAGATTTGATTccctttttttgaagaaattttgaagagaaatcatgTTGCCTAGTGCCTTAATACGtacccagggtgtctacaagtctggaaagtccggaaatagtactgatttttaagggcggtccaaaagtactgataaagtgcggaaattccgcaaaaaggtctggaattttttgtcatttttgtcgcaatttcaaaattttggaatttttataatttcgttaaacggaggtactgaaaaagtacggaatttttctgttggaggaggtactgaatttctcgagaatgtacggaaaaattactgtaaaaatacttatttttgaccagcctgttttagtagacaccctggtaccTTGTTTAGAGGCCCATTTCAAATAGCTATGATTAGAATTGTCTGACATgaaataatttctttgaaacaatCTCCAATTAAACACTTGTTATTGTCACAGGAAGATAATATTGTGTTAAAGTTGTAGTTTCATATTTATTTGTCTTTCAGGAGTCAGAGAGTGGGAACATGGATATGCTAGAAACTCCATTCTCGCAAACTCTTGGTGATCTCATATCGCTTCACTTGACTCATCAGCACTCTTTACCTATGTTCCTCGCAGCTTTAACTACAAATCTTTTTGAAAAGCACAGCATGACAATCACAAACCCTATTGTCATTGATTAGAATTTCCCACTGTTTTGCTAGTTAGTAAGAATCTATCCAACAGGAAGCAGTCTAGACACTTTATTACCTTGTTGAGCAAATCACAAGATCTGGATTAATCATATCACAACATTTTCATATCACAACAGTACTATTAAAGCTcttaaaatgattcaaaatcCGACTAGGAACTCAAGTAAAGCTTACTGTCAATGTCAATAAACCACTAATTTGTAACAAGTGAGCAAAGCAAAGCTTGTAACGACAGAAGaagttaaaaattgtttaagtTTATCTAGAAGGAATGAAGTATGTATATCAACACATCTGGAAAGACTGTATCTGTGTAGGAAACTTGATGGGCGATTTGTTGTTTCTTTAACAAGTGATGAAAggtccttttcttttaaatcggTGAAAATAATACTgcattgaaggaaaaaattagataaagatATGAACAAGGATCTAAGGCTTAAGGTTATTATCCAAATGATAAGTTGTATAGTAAACCAGCGAAAGAGAGAATTATAAcagttttattgttttttagctATCCTATCTTTTTTATTCGATTATTTTACTTGTCTTTGCGGTGATTGATTGGCTGGATTTAaaccagaatcagcctaaccacatcaaacgttgccgaatttcctctcttgttttttttctacagaaaactaatcaacatttagacttgaaattttgtgagtatattcttcataatcCAACGGAAAATCTCGGGAAGTTTCAAGGTCTCATATTGTTTCATTATCTGTTGAAAAAGATGTAACTTaagaagaaattaggcaacgtgaaATGTAGTTAGGTTGATTCTTGCCAAATCCGTCCACTTGAAgctctgattattttttcttgtcttgatcttattttttgtctttgaatgtttttcattttcacctatttgtttcatttttggcGCTCTATAGTGATTCTCTCCATAGTCCTGGCTATGATACTGTGTTATAGGATAGCCTTGTTTAAATTATTTCCgtcattcaaataaaaaatgatgttagcccaacatatcgacggtgtaagtgggcaatcacataactcgatttgcgacgtcgcagacttcctgtcatactttattttttaaacggaaaactgctcaacggcatttctttaaaactgtcgtaatttttctcctttgtgcgaagaaaattttgcaaaaacttcaaggaatgatgtcaattttttctcctttaaaaaattaacatagcggcggagattttcagacaccgcaaacgagttatgtgattgccgactgacACCGTCGAAATACTTTCGAACATATGCATTTACTATTAATATTTAGGTTAGCTAATCAAAGAATGAGATTTATAGAGAAtgtaagtgggattttttcttgattaaagaaataaagaaattattattatcgttggaaatgtttaaaaaaaagaaagatatgtATTCGTAGTTTTCTGTTTGTCGCATCGTTTTTCAAATTCTGGTGTAAAATTATTACTGTGCTTCATTTGTATGGAACAGTCGACAAACCCTGGCATTTCTTGTAAGTACATCCATATTGTAAAagttacataaaaaaaagtaaaaattgtaatattttgaACTGAATCAATTGCTAGTCTGCTTTAAAATGGCAATCCTTCCGAGGAACCTTCAACTTCCTGTAGTTTTGTAGAAAATGTAAGAAAAGAAACTAATAAAGaatatatattttgtaaattaacAATCAAGTTGATCGTTGAATTATTGCTGTTTCATTTTAGATTCTCACTGAACATTGTCatataaaatcaaattttgtgtttggaTTGAAGTAGAATGAGAAGACTCAAAACAAACCTAACCAGTTCCTCAATGAAGCAAGAGCATCCAAGAAAAGTatgtataaaaatgaaaattcaaacccACTTGAATACCTAATTTctaattattaaaattcatACCGGAAGGatgcagagaaaaattatgttcAAGCACTTTCAACTTATGAGTTACATGCCTTCAAATGAACTGGAGTGTCAGTATTTGACCGTTGATTTGTTTTCATCTAATTTCCTTACCCATAACACATTTTGTAGAGTATcaaaaaaactaataaattGTCTCGGGATTGTGTTTATGTAATACAGCAGACtgacttaaaaaaaatggaaaggaaCGTTTTTTAAGCACATagatatttattattttgtatGTGTTGTGTGAATAGAAAAAAGTATCTGATTTATTTCACTTAaagaaaatctgcaaaattatttaggaaaaaaatacaattcgtttacaaaaaaaacccagaaatgtgaatttctcctcctcttctcgTATAATTGAAGTATGGATGAGACAGTAGTTGGTACATATCTGTTCACGGCCTGAAATGGTTTAATTTTAGGTCAGACAAcaattttcctccgaaaaaaaatcctttaatGGTCATTAAAAAACTAAAAGGAAAGGAAGAGAAGTAgagtattaaataaaaaacttcgCTGAACGATTCCCGTCATTTTTCAGAGGTTGCATGAGAAGCTAAAGAGATACCCAAAACAATCTGAGAACCCGAGAGTATCAAGagtaaattatcattttttaaaatacctaTGGATAATACAAAGTAAGCAGAAATGTGCACCTTGAAAATATTGCATCACTTTCCTATGTAACAAAGGATGTTACAGATAAATATTAAGTTATTTGAGGAGGtttgtcatttttcaaaaagttgggGATGGCTATTTCTAAAAAGATTTGTTGTAGGGGTGtgcgttttgaaaaaattgaacaccggagctcattttaaagtttgaaagtaagtataaaaaaaagatGAGGCCAAGTTCTACAGTTAGTATTTGAGCTATAAATTCGCACGCAATTAAgtcattttaaacattttttaacgcttttctcaaaatttcaaaaatgtcaccAAACTCCTTCATTCATACTCCTAGTTATCATAATTacaatttattataaaataaatataatactTTAATCTCATTAAAACACTGGTCACTGATTGAAAAAACGCATTTAATTTGATGACAAGTGTGTAAGTACCTATGGATGGGAGCTCTACTGCCTCTAGGGCAGCTATAATAAGAGCTTCATTTAGTAAAGCTGGAACAGCTAACAACAAAATGTTAGCTTGTAAACTTATTACtacaaaaattatctgaaaatctaAAGTGTTATTCAAGATTTTGGTTATTCGACAACCTctgacattttttcaaagactTGGCGACGTTGCAATGCCAAAGACTGTGATGCGGATTGCAGACTTTCTGCGTTGTAGGCGTTGTGTCAAGTGTCAACATAACCTTATCTATACTTTTCCGTGTGTCGTGTTGTCTTGTCTTGTGCCCGCTGCCGTGCCCAAAGTTTTATTGAAAGTATGTTAGTAATGGGTTTTACAGTGTAGAATTGAAAGTGCTTCACTCTTAGTGGTAATATATTCCCGCATGCATCAGTGTATCAGCAAGATACCATTATGCTAAGTCAGTATATTACCAAACGGCTACTGGTAAGGCTTGCCCTGGGATTGTTCGTTGTTATCATTTTCTTCGACTTCATCCCTGTGGTTACCAGTCATTCTCACTCTCATTCTCACGGCGGTTCCCACGGCCACTCTCATGAAGAACCACCTTCATTTAAATATTCTCAGCAAGCCAACATCAAGCCTCCTGAACAGCCATCACAACCTGCCAAGTCtgtggaaaaaagttacaagcTGTGGTTTGAAGCCCTTGCATCAACTTTGTTTATCAGTTTAGCTCCATTTTTAATTCTCTTCTTCGTGCCTATCGAAAACAGTAAAGATCACGAGCCACTCTTGAAAATTCTGTTGAGTTTTGCATCAGGTGGACTGTTGGGTGATGCGTTTCTTCACTTGATTCCTCACGCCCTGGTAGCGCACACCCCTGATGGTCATGGACATTCCCACTCACATTCACACGGTCACTCTCATGGTGAAGGAGATCATTCTCACGACAACATGAGCGTTGGGCTTTGGGTGCTGTGGGGGATTCTAGCATTTTTATCCGTGGAGAAATTAGTCAGAATTATGAATGGCCATGGTCATAGCCATAGTCCTGACAAGCCTAAGAAACAGTCAACCAAAACCAAACCTTCGAAGAAATCCAAGAAATCAGATGAATCatctgaagaagaagaagagccCTCCAAAGATGCTGTTGACAAGGCTGGTAAGTATTCTCAGTGAGCTTACTTATTGGGTATTCGCATGGCAGATTTTTATTGAAGAATTAACGATTCAAAACCTTGTTAATAGGGAAGACTGAACCATCTAAAGCTGATCAGTTTCATGAAAGAGAGGAGTATCCAAgtgtttgattttttgcaaaaagagaAAGCTCTTGAAGGAACAGGTGGTCTATTTTTCTGTGTTCGTATATTACATGTGTTACGCTAAGCCACCAATTCTTTATTGAAATTCTGGCGATGagtaaatttcaactttcatcaaaagagacttaatttatttttctctttattcaTGACAATAGCTCACAAggaatgaaatatttatttttaggatGGTTGATTTCATGATGGTTGATCGTCAGCTGAagttttttctgtcaaaaagttgttttttaattttgacaagGTTACCAGTGGCTTGTGCAACCACCACACACCCATTAAtgcaataaattatttttgttaatttcatAAATTACCATCGactaattattttattcaatttcaattGCAGGTGATATTAAAGTAGCTGGGTACCTAAACTTAGCTGCCGATTTCACGCACAATTTTACTGATGGTCTGGCAATTGGTGCCTCTTATCtggcaggtcaaaatgttggcATCGTGACCACtgttacaattttatttcatgaaattccccATGAGATCGGAGACTTTGCAATCCTGATACAATCAGGATGTAGTAAGAAAAAGGTATTTTatcacttaatttttatttgagctTTTCCATCATTAGTTGAAAGTAGGCTCATTGTAGTTACTTTAAGTGGGCCACTTTAATCGGAATCAGCTTCACTACATTTGACGTTGCCTAATATCTTCTTAAGTTTTATGTTATTTGATAGAAAATCAAACAACATATGCCTTGAAAGTTTCTATACATTTCCTCCGGCTTATGGAGaacatatttcaaaaatttcaagttggaaTGATAACTTATTTTctaataaagaaataaaacatggaAAGGAATCAGGCAATGCTTCTTGTAGTCAGGCTGATTCTGGTTAAGTCCAtgtaagtttcaataatttgtgAACCTCTCTGTTACCtcaattttgagaagaaaataatttaaatcaagTTTtggaatttatattttttctctctctctactTAAAAATGAGGACAAGAAGAAGAGAATATAAATGTATTTCAATAccttgaaaaaatattattgcCTATTCGGAAAAACTAATTGTTAAATAAGCTATTAATGATTGTTGTACGTACACCCTATCTTCAAACCACCATAACTTGGCCACTTTTTGTTTGAAGTTTAGCTTGGTCTTAATTGATTTTACGCTTTCTTTCAAATGAGTCAAAGATGATTACAATAGCTTGCTTAGTTTTTGAATTGACGGCTAGTTTGACTCCCAGGAATACACtgcatttttaacattttcaagtAAGCAAGACAAGCTTTGACCCAAAAGAATTTCTCTTTTTAAGAAATCTGTGCTACAGGGTGAATTTTGCGgggatttttataaaaaaaatttgtgacaGGTTTCTCCTAACTTATGTTCTTAGtttgctttaaaatattttttggtatCTTATAATCGAATCATGAAATTAATCCAAGTTTTGGTTTCAGGCCATGATGCTCCAGCTAGTTACAGCAGTAGGTGCGTTCAGTGGTACTCTAGTGTCTCTGTTTGCAGATAGTTATGGTAAGATTATCACATTTATCAATCTTCAATATAAAATTCACCAATGTTAGGTTGATTTCTCTTATTTTGAATCTTAATACATAGTGTTGAAATGTgatttaaaaatggattttcaaGATGAAGATACAAAGCTTCAGTTACTTTGTAAAACATCTGTACTGAAATATATGATACCTAGGAAATGGAAGAACCAAAAAACATCATGCATA contains:
- the Catsup gene encoding zinc transporter zipt-7.2; this encodes MLSQYITKRLLVRLALGLFVVIIFFDFIPVVTSHSHSHSHGGSHGHSHEEPPSFKYSQQANIKPPEQPSQPAKSVEKSYKLWFEALASTLFISLAPFLILFFVPIENSKDHEPLLKILLSFASGGLLGDAFLHLIPHALVAHTPDGHGHSHSHSHGHSHGEGDHSHDNMSVGLWVLWGILAFLSVEKLVRIMNGHGHSHSPDKPKKQSTKTKPSKKSKKSDESSEEEEEPSKDAVDKAGDIKVAGYLNLAADFTHNFTDGLAIGASYLAGQNVGIVTTVTILFHEIPHEIGDFAILIQSGCSKKKAMMLQLVTAVGAFSGTLVSLFADSYATAAPSWILPFTAGGFIYIATVSVIPELLVDTRFGQSVKEIAALLVGVYMMVLIADFE